From Anopheles arabiensis isolate DONGOLA chromosome 3, AaraD3, whole genome shotgun sequence, a single genomic window includes:
- the LOC120902854 gene encoding uncharacterized protein LOC120902854 produces the protein MENIFSAKRPKLTLKMIDGKCVMVASKPQNNDSTTSAAKPILHEQLLQELNAPLHSATTLGNSKTASSCSIPNMPNKQKQVQYKVSRSQSIGTQTMSVVDDNSCLSIIFKKLTAIQYEQQQTNKKLVDMEKQIKLMRSELDIVADRVAPSVGNVRATSFEFEPVGTKDELDDLELKLVDNDFKNTMEAFVDARLPTDSVDARLHASMDILFKREFVVSWSGIGHPNPKIPFNNYKNILKFYKYIGTCQGLIPTDQKIKEVLQNKFRHSKQRLELVGLVKTSHHRHKKY, from the exons ATGGAGAA CATTTTTAGCGCAAAACGACCTAAGCTAACTTTGAAAATGATAGATGGGAAGTGTGTTATGGTGGCATCGAAACCACAAAATAATG ATTCAACGACTAGTGCTGCCAAACCGATTTTGCACGAGCAGTTGCTGCAAGAGCTAAATGCTCCGCTACATTCAGCCACGACTTTGGGTAATTCCAAAACGGCATCTTCTTGTTCCATCCCGAACAtgccaaacaagcaaaaacaagTACAAT ATAAAGTATCAAGATCGCAATCAATCGGGACTCAAACGATGTCTGTTGTTGATGACAACTCGTGTCTGagtataatatttaaaaaattgacCGCAATTCAATACGAACAACAACAGACGAATAAAAAGCTAGTAGACATGGAAAAACAGATAAAGCTGATGCGTTCTGAGCTAGATATAGTAGCTGATCGAGTTGCTCCTAGCGTAGGGAATGTACGTGCAACTAGCTTTGAATTTGAGCCTGTTGGTACCAAAGACGAACTAGACGATCTGGAGCTTAAATTAGTAGACAacgattttaaaaatacgatGGAAGCATTTGTGGATGCCCGGCTACCAACAGATAGTGTGGATGCGCGGCTTCATGCAAGCATGGATATTCTTTTTAAAAGAGAGTTTGTGGTCAGTTGGTCTGGTATAGGTCATCCAAACCCAAAAATTCCTttcaataattataaaaatatattaaaattcTATAAATATATAGGCACATGTCAGGGACTTATCCCTACGGACCAGAAAATTAAAgaagttttacaaaataagTTTAGGCATAGTAAGCAACGGTTAGAATTAGTAGGATTAGTGAAAACTTCGCATCATAGACATAAGAAGTATTAA